A stretch of the Rhodohalobacter mucosus genome encodes the following:
- a CDS encoding glycosyltransferase, translated as MNNQPLITVAICTYNRADYLADTLDALAPQASDPSLCEILVIDNNSTDSTGSVCKDFAGKHTGLEFRYFKEESQGLSFARNRAVHEAAADSILFIDDDVVPDQHFIEAAAGYIERYPDVMCAGGRIFVSFDEADPGWIPKQLMPMFGLHDLGSEVMQYPKSNFPRGGNMMIRREVFDTCGMFDTELGRKAGHLLGSEEKAFFAKVREEGYSLYYWPEMQLHHRIGAKRLTNSYLKRQSEGIGRSERIRVQSSVLSTAVKLLSECIKLFGSLILSLGYLIRGKKRAAALLIRFRIWVLAGFLKPQDPV; from the coding sequence ATGAACAATCAACCTCTCATAACAGTAGCCATTTGTACCTATAACAGGGCAGATTACCTGGCTGATACGCTGGACGCACTTGCCCCGCAGGCTTCCGATCCGTCACTTTGTGAGATCCTGGTCATTGACAATAACTCAACGGACAGTACAGGCAGCGTTTGCAAAGACTTTGCAGGGAAGCACACGGGTTTGGAATTCAGGTATTTTAAAGAAGAGTCGCAGGGGCTGTCATTTGCCAGAAATCGTGCTGTACATGAAGCAGCTGCAGATTCAATACTTTTTATCGATGATGATGTGGTTCCGGATCAGCACTTCATTGAAGCCGCTGCAGGCTATATTGAACGGTATCCGGATGTAATGTGTGCGGGCGGGCGAATATTTGTGTCGTTCGATGAGGCGGATCCCGGGTGGATACCGAAGCAGCTGATGCCGATGTTTGGTTTGCACGATTTAGGCAGTGAAGTGATGCAATACCCCAAATCCAACTTTCCGAGAGGCGGCAATATGATGATCAGGCGTGAGGTGTTCGATACGTGCGGAATGTTTGATACGGAGCTGGGCAGGAAGGCGGGCCATCTCCTTGGAAGTGAGGAGAAAGCTTTCTTTGCAAAGGTAAGGGAAGAGGGATATTCACTCTACTATTGGCCGGAAATGCAGCTGCACCACAGAATCGGTGCAAAACGTCTGACAAATTCCTATCTGAAGAGGCAGTCGGAAGGAATTGGCCGAAGTGAACGGATCAGGGTACAGTCTTCCGTACTGTCAACTGCTGTGAAACTGTTGTCGGAATGTATAAAACTGTTCGGCAGCCTGATCTTGTCACTGGGCTATCTGATCCGTGGAAAGAAGAGGGCTGCTGCACTGCTGATTCGATTCAGAATCTGGGTGCTTGCAGGATTTCTGAAACCTCAGGATCCTGTCTGA
- a CDS encoding glycosyltransferase family 2 protein has product MRAQSDPTVSVIIPTRNRADSVLNAVESVFRQTYPAIEIIVVDDASDDSTKEALATLSGPFPVKILRNNTPRGAAASRNIAIEHANGSFISGLDDDDLWDPERIRVLYEHFKAGFSAVTSYDRMIYGKKSRVWKKKREIAFEDLLYYNMAGNQLLTKKEYIIEAGGYDESLPAAQDYDLWIRLTERFGPIRTVPRVLQSVNAEEERDRITTSENKVRGYRACLEKHRHKMNTSQIRYQRYRLKLAEGHKAGWLELFRSAPLSLLKKEITRKLFL; this is encoded by the coding sequence GTGCGTGCTCAATCAGATCCTACAGTATCGGTTATCATTCCGACCCGCAACCGCGCAGATTCGGTTTTGAACGCTGTGGAATCCGTATTCCGGCAGACCTACCCTGCCATTGAGATCATCGTAGTGGATGATGCTTCCGACGACTCCACAAAAGAGGCACTGGCAACACTCAGCGGACCTTTTCCTGTGAAAATCCTGCGAAACAACACGCCTCGGGGAGCCGCTGCGAGCCGGAACATTGCGATAGAGCATGCAAACGGATCATTCATCTCGGGGCTGGATGATGATGATTTATGGGATCCGGAGCGCATACGCGTACTTTATGAGCACTTCAAAGCCGGTTTTTCCGCGGTTACGTCTTACGACCGCATGATCTACGGGAAGAAAAGCCGCGTTTGGAAAAAAAAGCGTGAGATAGCGTTCGAAGATCTTCTTTACTACAATATGGCGGGTAACCAGTTGCTCACAAAAAAAGAGTACATCATTGAAGCGGGAGGGTACGATGAATCGCTTCCAGCCGCGCAGGATTATGACCTTTGGATACGCCTCACCGAACGATTCGGACCAATACGTACCGTTCCCCGTGTACTGCAGTCTGTGAATGCGGAGGAAGAACGGGACCGGATTACGACATCAGAAAATAAAGTGCGGGGATACCGTGCCTGCCTTGAAAAACACCGTCACAAAATGAATACTTCGCAGATTCGCTATCAAAGATACAGGCTGAAGCTTGCGGAAGGGCATAAAGCGGGCTGGCTTGAACTCTTCAGGTCCGCACCCTTGAGTCTGCTGAAGAAAGAGATTACGCGCAAGCTTTTCCTTTGA
- a CDS encoding ATP-grasp fold amidoligase family protein: MIRTILNKLFWGVYRHMASDEQYARARYRLTTGRKLRLNPPVTLSEKINWLKLNDRSELRRIVADRTGVRQFVADRAGPEHLIPLIGIYDKITHEVWKSLPRQFVLKANHGSGMVKVVRDKNLEDPEKIIRMTQAWRQTDYSEFGREWVYKDLPRTILAEELLLTNEGKVPADYKFFCFEGRTVLFQIDFDRYGDHTRNFYDRALNRVNAKIIYEPNEQKVVFPDNLQEALTLADRLSEGFNFMRVDLYLTRKRVWFGEMTNFPGNGFEAFSPYEFDEKMGRLLDLDTSGQ, translated from the coding sequence ATGATCCGCACCATTCTCAATAAACTGTTTTGGGGCGTATATCGACACATGGCGTCCGATGAGCAGTACGCAAGGGCAAGATACCGCCTTACCACAGGAAGGAAACTGAGACTGAACCCACCGGTCACCCTTTCTGAAAAAATCAACTGGCTCAAGCTGAATGACAGGTCAGAATTGAGGAGGATTGTGGCCGACAGAACGGGTGTCAGGCAGTTTGTTGCTGATCGTGCCGGCCCGGAACACCTGATTCCCCTGATTGGAATCTATGACAAGATAACCCATGAGGTCTGGAAAAGCCTGCCCCGTCAGTTTGTACTGAAAGCCAATCACGGATCCGGCATGGTAAAAGTGGTCAGGGACAAAAATCTGGAGGATCCGGAGAAGATTATTCGCATGACGCAGGCGTGGCGGCAGACCGACTATTCAGAATTCGGACGCGAGTGGGTATACAAGGACCTGCCCCGAACCATACTGGCTGAAGAGCTATTACTGACAAATGAGGGCAAAGTACCCGCTGACTACAAATTTTTCTGTTTTGAAGGGCGGACAGTGCTTTTTCAAATCGACTTCGACCGTTATGGAGATCATACAAGAAATTTTTATGACCGCGCCCTGAATCGGGTTAATGCGAAGATCATCTATGAACCGAATGAACAAAAAGTGGTTTTTCCTGATAATCTGCAGGAAGCACTGACTCTTGCTGATCGCCTGTCGGAGGGTTTTAACTTTATGCGGGTAGATCTCTATCTGACCCGTAAGAGGGTATGGTTTGGCGAGATGACCAATTTTCCGGGTAATGGATTTGAAGCATTTTCACCCTATGAGTTTGACGAAAAGATGGGCCGGCTTCTCGATCTTGACACCTCCGGACAGTGA
- the gatC gene encoding Asp-tRNA(Asn)/Glu-tRNA(Gln) amidotransferase subunit GatC yields MSVTKEDVYYVANLARLQLSDEEAEGLRKDMNKILGYIETLNELDTTDVEPLDHVTEITATSFRKDVAKEPLSHEDALRNAPDADSDYFRVPKVIE; encoded by the coding sequence ATGTCGGTCACAAAAGAAGATGTTTACTATGTAGCCAACCTTGCACGACTGCAACTAAGTGACGAGGAAGCGGAAGGGCTCCGGAAAGATATGAACAAAATTCTGGGCTATATCGAGACGCTGAATGAGCTGGATACCACGGATGTGGAACCATTGGATCACGTTACGGAAATTACAGCCACATCATTCAGGAAAGACGTGGCCAAAGAACCGCTCAGCCATGAAGATGCACTCAGGAATGCCCCGGATGCCGACTCCGACTATTTCCGTGTACCCAAAGTGATTGAATAA
- a CDS encoding metallophosphoesterase, translating into MLIGICSDSHDHVDHIQKAVSVFRENSVDRVIHAGDYCSPFTISHFAGLPLHGIFGNNDGDKYLLVKKFDEIGAELHGDFFAFETDKVKIAVYHGTYPEITQSLETCGKYDVVISGHTHQARLDTVENTLVINPGSVKGFDEDAMVALFDTASRQVRFTEL; encoded by the coding sequence ATGCTTATTGGTATTTGTTCCGACTCACACGATCACGTTGACCATATTCAAAAGGCCGTTTCCGTTTTCAGGGAGAACAGTGTGGATCGGGTTATCCACGCGGGAGATTACTGCAGCCCGTTTACAATTTCACATTTTGCCGGCCTGCCTCTGCATGGAATCTTTGGCAATAATGATGGAGATAAATATCTGCTGGTAAAAAAGTTTGATGAAATCGGAGCGGAACTTCACGGTGACTTTTTCGCCTTTGAAACTGATAAGGTGAAAATAGCCGTTTATCATGGAACCTACCCCGAAATTACGCAAAGCCTGGAAACCTGCGGGAAATATGACGTTGTGATATCCGGCCACACACACCAGGCAAGGCTGGATACCGTTGAGAACACCCTCGTCATCAATCCGGGAAGCGTCAAAGGATTTGATGAGGATGCTATGGTAGCCCTGTTCGATACTGCTTCCAGGCAGGTACGTTTCACTGAGCTCTGA